The following proteins come from a genomic window of Montipora capricornis isolate CH-2021 chromosome 9, ASM3666992v2, whole genome shotgun sequence:
- the LOC138015755 gene encoding adenosine receptor A2a-like, which translates to MFAVTWERVTWCVLYSCLSLLIIIGNSLSIAVFLKSSRLRRMRTSILLINLAFADLLVGAVAVPMYMVILWPLCTLAKNPTFKSSYMAIDLLAGFASLFSLSFVGLERMFSVFWPHRHRVTGKQPYFAAVVTCWLLSSVQVLLRILSEHKIVDFEVYFYTIMFSLSSVLVVMLAAYIAVWYKMRARQNELRGRHRRYSRISAEHEQKLVLTLSIVTGGFFITWLPFHFLNIAVFFCVPCKQKLKLNLVLAIKLLQYSNSFMNLIIYSFRFPEFRRTLCRICGRHLRIVPSQSNVIGHQSSLKTNNQSPLEIESVGKDFLANLCEVANKDLNFNKNSTKQ; encoded by the coding sequence ATGTTTGCTGTGACCTGGGAGCGAGTCACGTGGTGTGTTCTATATAGCTGTCTATCTTTGCTCATCATCATTGGTAATTCTCTTTCCATCGCCGTGTTCCTCAAAAGTTCAAGACTTAGGCGCATGCGCACAAGCATACTCCTTATTAACTTGGCCTTCGCAGACCTGCTTGTGGGCGCGGTGGCTGTTCCAATGTACATGGTCATCCTGTGGCCTTTGTGTACGTTGGCTAAAAACCCGACATTTAAATCCAGTTATATGGCTATTGACCTCCTGGCTGGTTTTGCGTCACTCTTTAGCCTGTCGTTCGTTGGCCTGGAGCGAATGTTTTCAGTATTTTGGCCTCACAGACACCGTGTCACTGGAAAACAGCCTTACTTTGCAGCCGTTGTTACCTGCTGGCTTCTATCTTCAGTGCAGGTTTTACTGCGAATTTTAAGCGAACATAAAATCGTCGACTTTGAGGTCTATTTCTACACTATCATGTTCTCGCTGTCGTCAGTCCTCGTTGTGATGCTTGCTGCGTACATCGCTGTCTGGTACAAAATGCGGGCTCGTCAAAACGAGCTTCGTGGTCGACACCGAAGATACAGTCGTATATCAGCTGAACATGAACAAAAACTTGTTCTAACTCTTTCAATTGTGACCGGTGGGTTTTTCATTACTTGGCTTCCCTTTCACTTCCTCAACATCGCGGTGTTCTTTTGCGTTCCGTGTAAAcaaaaattgaagcttaatttggTACTCGCTATCAAACTTCTCCAGTATAGTAATTCCTTCATGAATTTGATTATATACAGCTTTAGGTTCCCTGAGTTTCGACGGACCTTGTGTCGAATCTGTGGAAGACATCTGCGCATTGTTCCGAGTCAATCAAACGTTATTGGTCATCAGAGTTCGctgaaaacaaacaaccaaaGCCCCCTAGAAATAGAAAGTGTCGGTAAGGATTTCTTGGCGAACCTCTGTGAGGTAGCTAATAAGGACCTGAACTTCAACAAGAACTCCACCAAACAATGA